The sequence below is a genomic window from Oncorhynchus nerka isolate Pitt River linkage group LG7, Oner_Uvic_2.0, whole genome shotgun sequence.
AGGCAGAAGTTGTCCCAGATCACGGGTAGAGGGTCAGATATTCGTCATCcatccaaatggttaaggttagaattggaGGTAGGGTGATCTGATCCTAAACGTGTAGTTATAAGGATGATTTCTACAGTACCTCAAGCTGAAAGTGAATGGAGAAACAGCAAAGTATACTGAAATCAGATGGGGTCATTGGAATGTGGACAACAGCACCACcccattgtactgtactgtaaatatTAAACAAGTCAATCATTTCACGTCATAGGGAGAGACTGCAATGACCCTGAAAGAGGCAGAAAACAGCTGATCCTGTCGCACAGGGACCCAGGCCGTGTTCGGTATGACACGTTTGGAAGGATTTTAAatctaaaaaaaagaaaaagaagagGGTTTCTTATTGGAGGTGATCTAGTACCTCCCCATTTTACTCCGTTTCAAAATATCTTCTCCCATTTTGTGCCTATTTTGCTCAACCCAGTTCTCAAGAGGAGATATGGGACTGAGGGTCGACTCCTGGGCTTTGTTCAGTATCATTTTAAAATGGACACAGCTCCAAATTAGAGAGTGCCACTGCCATTTAACCCCTAAAAATGAAATGCTAACGTCTACTGCAATCCCTGGTATTGTTTGTTGTGAAACTTATTTCAACACTTCTATCCTGCATATCAGAAATTAGGGCTGGACAGTCACTGTTCCCAATATTCCTCCATAAGCCATGACCAGTCATCACTCTCTTGGCAGATAACTCTGTTCAACGCTTCAAAGACCACTTCAGATTGTCTTCACAGTAAATACCTTTTGATCATTTTTGAAGTGCACCTTTATTTACAAAGATCCAAAAATAACATACATACTTTCTTACGTTACATAATATACTTGTATGATATTTTCCTCTTGAGTAGTAAAAATACTTCTGCCTAGAGTGCTCATGTCTAGGCAGTAGCGTACTACAGTACAGAAGTGTTGTAGTTCATAGTACAGTAGGCAAGTATAATGAAATATAGCTGCTTAGCTGTATGGAGCAAGGAGCATagctaaaaaaatacaaaaagttCACGGTGTGCATTGATATGCTGCAACTGATAAAATATTGTGGGTATGTTTATACTGATGTCAGTTATATTGAGTGTTACAAAATGCAGTCATAGGCTTTGACAGTCCGTGATAGAATGTACCACACACAATCAGCAGGTGAAATGTATCAGCATCATTTTCAAACTAAAATGTCTGGTTTTAGCAGGAACTATTTTAGCTTCAGCTCCGGGCATCAGCCACAGTTTCACAGGATAATGCACTTTCTTTCTGCGTGTCAGTTCAGTTGTTTTTCCTaataaacatcacatttacatacaagGCAAACTACTGAAACAGCAAATCAATTATGAGCCGATTACCAGCAATCCTATGCGTGTGGACTGCTACACGAATTTCCTGCGAGAGGAAATATGGAAAAAGACCACAGTTGTCAGTCAGGTAATGTGTTATTAATGTATTTTTAAGCATAACTTGAAATCAACCACCAATGTGATCAATGTGTATGGCACAACTCTTAAAAACACATGAACGTATGCATCAAGTTCAAATATCAAGGACAGCAAATTAATACTATCAAAGCGAAAAAAGTGAATAAATTCATATAAATGCATTTTTAACAGGGGCTTTCAGAAAGGAAGGACCCACGACGTTCATATTTAACATACATGGCTGGCAACAGATTCACAGAGGGaatggtagagagatgaccaaTAAATATTAAGGAATCCCTGGGTAGTCACCAATATGAATCCTGTATcaatccattcctctgtttgctcAGTACCACCTTAAATAATAGTGCTACAAGGAgtgaatgtacagtatgtgctgATGTATGTGAAATGCAGCAAGTTAATCAAATGTACACAGGTGTGTATCTGtaggcgtgtgtttgtgtgtgtgttctgttgttcACATAAGAATCTGAGTCAGGTTAGCCACACCTGTGCCATAAATACATTGGAACCACTCACATTTAGAGCAAACACTGGATAATGTCCCATATAGGACATCTGTTTTTACTCAGGGGATATGAATGCTTTTATGTATTTTCCCTCATCTTCTCAAAATAGGTCCTCTGTCCATGATTCACGTAACATTCCTCATGTAGTTAAGTCAATGTTTATGATAAAGTCTAGTTGACTAGATAGACTTAAGACCTTAACACTTAGGTAATAACTTTATGTAAGTTTGTTTTTTGATGGTTTTGCTTGGGGCTTGGTCACTGGTCCTGATGTCCTGGGTTAGAGTTATGGGTTCAGAGGTCAATAATCTCACTGCTGATGCTGGCCAAGTCATCCTGCCTGCTGACCACAAGGTAACTCTTCCCTCCCGCTCCCTCCCTCTTTACCCTCCCCCTCTGGGTCTTAGTGTCTGGGGTGAGGAACAGCCTTGTGTCGACTTCCCCCTCATCCCCAAGATGCCCCTTGGAGGTTCTGGAGGGGTGCAGGGAGATGGGACAGGAAACTGAGGAGGGGACACTGGCTCCCCTGTCCCCGGCCCAGCAGTGCCCCTGGTGAGAGGGCGTGGGGGGAGCAGTGACCTGCCTGTTTGGAACACTGTTGAGCACACTGCCAAGTGGCACGGAGGAATCTGTACAGGCTAAGCGATCTTCACTGCTGTCAGAGATCTGTGGGTCAGTGTTCCTGCGGAGCCAGGGGCCCCCCTGACTGACAGCTGAGCCCGGGAAGGGAGTGGGTGAGGGGGCGCACAGGGGCTGAAACAGGCTGCCCCCATGGAGGAGGTGCTTTTGGTGCAGGGCCTCATCAATGCTGCGGCTCAGGTCGATGGGGGAGGGGGGTCGCAGGTCAAACTCATACAGAGACACCCCTGACTCCTTCTCCTGCTCCAGGCTGCCGCTAAGCAAGTGCAGTGGGGGGTGGCCTAACGCCTGCAACAGAGATCCTGTGGACCTATCCGACACCCCATTTTCTGCAGACCTGCCCCTCTGGTTACGTCCACGGTTGCTGTCCTTGACGCCACAGGGGTGTGATGGTGGAGCCTCACGGTTCTGGTTTCTGATCAGACTCTTGCTGATGTCAGCCCCTGAGCGCTCCTGCCCTGCCCAGTTATTAGGCAGCTCCCCCGCCCCGCCCCCTCTTACTCCTATCCCTCCCACTCCGTTACTCTCTGACTTCCCACAGGGCTTCCCCGTCAGGCTCTGGACTATCTTGGCCCAGCAGGTGTGTTTATGAGTCAACCCAGATGACTGTCCAGGTGAGGGGAGATCTCCTCCCCCCCTGCTCTCCactgctccctcctctcctctcccttgggCCCTCTGGGGCCTCCAGAACACCCAGGAGCCcaagagaatgagagaaaaggCCCAGGCCAGCTCCAAAAGCCGGGCCCAGAAGTGCACCAGCCACCAGTCCCAGCAGAAGCGCCTCCAGTCCCCCAACATCCCGTAGAGCCACATGGTGGCGTGGACATGGAGCCCACAGCACAATGCCCCTAGGAGGGCAGACAACACCAGCACACGACCCACCACTGACCCTGCCCTCCTACCCCCCGGCCAAGCTTTAACTGCCCTCCCCTCCTCTGGGACAGGTGGCTGGGTGGGCAGGTGGCGGAGGCTGGGGAAGACATAGCACAGGAAGCCCAGACAGAGTGCCAGGCCccagcagagagatagagattgcAGGGTGACAGGCACGGCtggggacagggctggggagagCAGGTCAGCAGCCAGCAGCAGGGTGCACTGTAATACAGCCAACACAGCCACCAGAGGAGGGCGCTCCAGAGCAGATGGCAGCAGACTCACACGTGCCCCCTTCATGGCGAGCAGCACCAGTGCAGCCTGAGCCCACACCAGTAACGGCAGAGGGAGGTTATAAAGAGCAGTCAATGTAGGCCGTGGAAGAATCTTCCTTGTTCCGTATGGGTCAATCAGGCACATAGCTGCCCTGGCTGCGCCcgccaggaggaggagggtgttggCCAGGACCAGTGCACCACGGTGAGGGCAGTGCATGCTAGGGGATAGGACCAGAGCCAGGGTCGCTCCAGCCAGGAAGAGCAGGAAGAGGACAGCCGAGCCGTAGACATGGAGCCCCCAGGCGAAGCCCAGCGTCCTTCTCAGGTCATCCCACAGGAGAGAGGTGCCGTTGGGGGAAGTTAAGGAGctgagagtggaggagggagaggagaatgggTGGAGGTGAGGGCGGCCCACAGGGATAGAGTGGTTCCTCTGAACTGGGCGGGGGTCATTTTTGGGGATGTACCGCCCTCTGACAATATGTAGAGTAGGGGTGATGTGGAGAGGGGTCATccctggaggcagagagagaaattgTTAATTCATCATGTTGAACTGTCCCAAAACATGATTGTTATGATTGACAATAATACTCAAATACACGTTCTTTAATAGAGCAGAACCCAGCTAAAACAAGTGGACACATACAGTGGACCATCTACCCCACTAGAGGGGGCTAATTTCCTATGAGAAGAGTGTATTGAAAGCACAGCAGGTTCTCCTCCACAAGGCAACAAATAACCCACAGGGAGTTGAATATCTTGACCTCCTACCAGGCCAAAGGACACTCAACACTCAATATTTCAACTTTGTCAACAGTCTTTTCCAATGAGGGCAAAAAATCACAAAGGGTAATTGTGAAACAGTTCACCTCTTTCAACCCCAAACAGCCCCCACACAAAATCCAAATGGTAAATAGTCTCTCTCTTATTatcacctcctctccacctcttcctctccctgttagGAGCTCACTGCTTATTACTAGATTGTGTAATTGATGAGATCATCTCTTGACataatcagaaagtattcatatctcctgactttttccatattttgctgtgttacagcctgaattcaaagtgACAAAGTAAGAGcatgtttttattcatttttggaaatgtattgaaaattaaatacataaatatctaatttcgttaagtatttacacccctgagtcaacacATGATACAATCGCTTTTGGCAGCAATTCCAACTGTTAGTCTTTCTGGGTaactctaagagctttgcacacctggattgtacaatatttgcacattattattttaaaagtTACATTTTTGACTTAAATgggcttgaaaatatatggcaggacttgaaaatagctgtctagcaatgatcaacaaccaacttggcagagcttgaatatttttttaatgaataatgtgcaaatattgtacaatattgtgtgtgtgtgtgcatctgatgtgcaagtgtgtgtgatgCGCACACTACTTTCTTaaagtacatacagtatgtgttaaaGATTAGAGTTAATCACAGGCAAAACCTGGataagtctgctttccaacatacATTGGGAGAcagattcacctttcagcaggacaataacacaaggccaaatatacactgttgcttaccaagatgacattgaatgttcctgagtggcctagttaaagTTTTGACTTAAAACAGCTTGAAAGTATATGGCAATACTTGAAAATGTCTGTTTAGCAATGAAAATcaaacaacttgacagagcttaaagaTTTAATGTGCATTTAGATAATCATGTGCCattattgtacaatccaggtgtgcaatcGCTTCCAAAGGTCATTCTAACGAATTGATTCAGGgctatgaatacttatgtaaatgagatatttctttatttaattttcaaaacatttaaactgtcattatggggtatcgtgtgtacaTGGGTGAGAagaaaatctatttaatccattttgaattcaggctgtgaccgaataagtcaaggggtaggaAAACTTTCTTAAGGCACTGTAGAATTTGTAGTAAGCAGTGCACTGGGTTAGTCAGAtttgaataaataaaaaaagagcAGATTAATTGGAATGACATTCACTCTCACAAGATGGCCACACCCCCAATAAGCCACGATCACGACTGCATTGAGGCATAGTCGCTGTGCTTCTATGGCAATATGCACCATGCCACTGCCTATTTCATTTTCTCATTCAGCAAACAAGACAGTTCAGTGCCTTTAACACAGTCAACACACCTTTATTTGCCCTTTGAGttctgactgaatggaagcacaTTTCACgttgtgataaaaaaaaaaaatgttatggaCGGCGCACTGTTatggacggcgcacaattggcccagcgtcgtccgggttaaggtttggccggggtaggccatcattagaaataagcatttgtttttaactgacttgcctagttaaataaaggttcaataaaaataaatggacattttcagAAATTACAATGAAAAATTTTGTAAAAAATCCTGTATAGCACATAATATATCTGTGGGAATAGAGCATGAAGCACATGACACAAATTGAAACTATCAAAGACCTGCCACAATATCTATCACATATGCCTGTTCCCCCTCccttcacacactctctctctgacacacacacgtacatgtgTTCACACATGAAAACGCACATACGATCTATCTGCAGTTCAAGGTAAAACAAGCAAATCATTTTCCCAGAGAGCTCCACCTTATCCTGTTAAGCCCGGTAAAGCCAATAACACTCCAATCACAATTCCATTCATCCCCTCCAACCACCAGAGCTTAAACACTAAGATAACACTGACTGGGTGGACTACCATAACACAACTTACAGtggattcggaaagtattcagaccccttaactttttccacattttgttacattacagccttttctaaaaaaaagtttaaaaaaaaatccttcatcaatctacacacaataccccataatcacaaaggaaaaacaaagtattcagacactttactcggtactttgttgaagcacctttgacagcgattacagccttgagtcttcttgggtatgacgctacaagcttggcacacctgtatttggggagtttcttccattcttctctgcagatcatctcaagctctgtcaggttggatagggagcgtggctgcacaactattttcaagtctctccagagatgttcgatcgggttcaagtccgggctctggctgggccactcaaggatattcagtaACTTACCCCgatgccactcctgcgttgtcttggctgtgtgcttagggtcgttgtcctgttggaaggtgaacctttaccccagtctgtggtcctgagcgttctggagcaggatttcatcaagtaTTTCTCTGTAatttactccgttcatctttccctcaatcctgaatagtctcccagccactgtcgctgaaaaacatccccacagcatgatgctgccaccaccatgcttcaccgtagggatggtgccaggtttcctccagacatgacacttggcattcaggccaaagagttcaatattgatttcatcagaccagagaattttgtttgccacagagatggttgtccttctggaaggttcttccatcaactctgtcagagttaccattgggttcttggtcacctcatcaagttgtagaaacacctcaaggatgatcaatggaaacaggatgcacctgaggtcaatttcaaatctcatagcgaagggtctgaatggttatgtaaatgaggtatttctgtttttatttttaatacatttgctaaaatttctaaaaacctgttttcacgttgtaattgtgggatattgtgtgtagtttgatgtggaaatattttttatttaatccatttttgaataaggctgtaacgtaacaaaatgtagaaaaaggtttaaatactttccaaatgcactgtatgctgTCCGAGAAATATATGGGGTTTGGCTCAACTTTAATCTCAGACAATTTGTAATCATAAATTCTACCAGTCTCTCCCAGCCTTCtctaaagacacacacacgtgcgtGCTCGCGAGCTGACGCACGcaagaacgcacacacacacttggagaAGTAAAGAAATGGTGAACAGAACACTCAGAGCTCTTTGAGTCCTAAAGGCCAGCTTATACGTGGTCTAACAACATGTCTGTAGACAATTAGATTGCGACTGTCAGTTTCCATGTTGCACAGACATGAAAAAAGTTTAAAAGCTGGTTTACAgtccgtctatcgacatgtctgtagACAATTGTCCTAGCGAGATGATTATATCAGCAGTCCAGGCCTCCAAATAGCATACTTTCTCTATTTCAACATCAATGATCCCATCCGTTTAAAAATGAGTTCAGTAAATGTCAACCTAGCAAGCCAGGCAACCAAAAGCTATTTCTAAACAATGCTTTTGCTCATTctagctggctagccagttcaaataatgaccagAGTATAGCTGACAACTACTTTTTGTTtattattacaggaaaataaacccACATTATTATTTACAAGGTAATGGTGAGCTTACAGAAAACACCTTACTGCCACAATGTGAAGAAATAAAAAAGTAGGTCATTCTATCTGAGAATTTACAACCCCTACATCATCTTGTTACATGAGGATTTGGTCTGGTTGCTGTGGCAGTCTGGTAACCATGACAACATTGCGGACATTGCGACAGTCGCAGAGACTTTTTTCATGTCTGTACGACAAGAAAACTGACAGAAAACTGACAGATGGTCTACAGACATTCTCACTCGCTAGTCTATCAAACACAATATTCAAGGCACCTACATAGGGAAAAAggaaaaagcacacacacacacaaatggtcACACACAACCTCTCACATTTGTGTAACTCCCTTCTCTTAAcgtctttgggactggggggcagttatgagtagcttggataaaaaggtgcccagagtaaactgcttgctactcagccataaatgctagaatatgcatataattagtagatttggatggaaaacacgctgaagtttctaaaactgtttgaatgatgcctgagtataacagaactcatatgacaggcaaaaacctgagaaaaaatccaaccaggaagtgggaaatctgaggtttgtagttattcaactcattgcctatcaaatatacagtgtctatggggtcatattgcacttcctaaggcttccactagatgtcaacagtctttagaaccttgtttgaggcttctactgtgaaggaggggggaatgagggctgattgagtcaggggtctggcagagtgccataaGCTGATCACATGCGCTCACGTGAGAAttagctgcgttccattgcatttctacagacaaaggaaatctctggttgaaacattattgaagattaatgataaaaacatcctaaagattgattctatacttcggttgatatgtttctacgaactgtaataggacttttcgtctgaactttcgcctggacttccccgcgcctcgtgagtttggattgtgtactaaacgagtgaacaaaaaggaggtatttggacataaatgatggacattatcgaacaaatcaaacatttattgtggaactgggattcctgggagtgcattctgatgaagatcatcaaaggtaggtgaatatttataatgctatttctgacttctgttgactccataacatggcggatatctgtatggcttgtttttgtgtctaaGCGCTGtattcagattattgcatggtaaagttccgtaaagtttaaaaaaaatctaacacagaggttgcattaacctcttggaacactaggggcagtatttcatttttggatgaaaaaacgttcccgttttaaacaagatattttgtcacgaaaagatgctcgactatgaatataattgacagctttggaaagaaaacactgacgtttccaaaactgcaaagatattatctgtgagtgccacagaactgatgctacaggcgaaaccaagatgaaacttcaaacaggaaatgagcaacatttttgaggcgctgttttccattgtctccttatatggctgtgaatgcgccctgcacgagcctacacgttctgccgtttccccaaggtgtctgcagcattgtgacgtgtttgtaggcatatcattggaagattggccataagagactacataaGAGACtacgcccggtgtcctttgtcgaaattggtgcgtaatctccagctgcaagcattcttccatgtgattcagaggagagaggagacttccacgaacgatatatcatcgaagagatatgtgaaaaacaccttgaggattgattctaaacaacgtttaccatgttaatttggaaaaaagtttggcgttttgatgactgaatttttgtttttttttggtagccaaacgtgacgaacaaaacggagcgatttctcctacacaaagaatctttcaggaaaaactgaacatttgctatctaactgagagtctcctcactgaaaacatccaaagttcttcaaaggtaaatgattttatttgaatgcttttcttgtttttgtgaaaatgttgcatgctgaatgctacgctaaatgctacgctagctatcaataatcttacacaaatgcttgttttgctatggttgaaaagcatattttgaaaatctgagatgacagtgttgttaacaaaaggctaagcttgagagctagcatatttatttcattccatttgcgattttcatgaatagttaacgttgcgttgtGGTAATGAGCttttgaggctgtattcacgatcccggatctgggatggctagaatcaagaggttaaggagaagtggatctaaaattccatgcataacacttgtatcttttagcaatgtttattatgagtatttctgtaaattgatgtggctctctgcaaaatcaccggatgttttggaactactgaaaataacgtgccaatgtaaactgagatttttgatataaatatgaactttatcgaacaaaacatacatgtattgtgtaacataacgtcctatgagtgtcacctgatgaagatcatcaaaggttagtgattaattctatttctgctttttgtgactcggTACTGACCTAACAAACTCTACCGTTGTACTTTCGCAGTAAAGCCTtgttgaaatcggacactgtggctggatctacaacaagtttatctttaaaatggtgtaaaatacttgtat
It includes:
- the LOC115131846 gene encoding LOW QUALITY PROTEIN: proline-rich transmembrane protein 3-like (The sequence of the model RefSeq protein was modified relative to this genomic sequence to represent the inferred CDS: inserted 1 base in 1 codon); translated protein: MATASILTLLLLSSLHPSSGQVIVSSSSSSSSLPDPVITPSLKPSLPSSRPRGRSDGSVRVINTDWPTEGDGXGEGGSDLGQGGGEMGTPTTQTRTIDLSQSHSPSQKLNIGSAQSQSTSVEARTGTMVTPEPSGVASAKGPPTKSSGAEPVTSGGRESDGPIVPKDVDDWQMTGSGSEFVPTVMAVVKKESPVALTTSDAMAQFRPQAQTAFSGGPSSKMAEAQMTPTVSPTVQPRLSALTTAKTILSTQSPDIRLTVVTVVSTVRGGVVTGNMTANTTTATDGPIVGQTSTVTSPSPRATTPGSTNHQPKSAAPQGTTPSSTNQQPSTTAQGATTTTKTNTTTTKEEPRNTSISTTNQPTKATEPGRTTSTIKQSAKTGMTPLHITPTLHIVRGRYIPKNDPRPVQRNHSIPVGRPHLHPFSSPSSTLSSLTSPNGTSLLWDDLRRTLGFAWGLHVYGSAVLFLLFLAGATLALVLSPSMHCPHRGALVLANTLLLLAGAARAAMCLIDPYGTRKILPRPTLTALYNLPLPLLVWAQAALVLLAMKGARVSLLPSALERPPLVAVLAVLQCTLLLAADLLSPALSPAVPVTLQSLSLCWGLALCLGFLCYVFPSLRHLPTQPPVPEEGRAVKAWPGGRRAGSVVGRVLVLSALLGALCCGLHVHATMWLYGMLGDWRRFCWDWWLVHFWARLLELAWAFSLILLGSWVFWRPQRAQGRGEEGAVESRGGGDLPSPGQSSGLTHKHTCWAKIVQSLTGKPCGKSESNGVGGIGVRGGGAGELPNNWAGQERSGADISKSLIRNQNREAPPSHPCGVKDSNRGRNQRGRSAENGVSDRSTGSLLQALGHPPLHLLSGSLEQEKESGVSLYEFDLRPPSPIDLSRSIDEALHQKHLLHGGSLFQPLCAPSPTPFPGSAVSQGGPWLRRNTDPQISDSSEDRLACTDSSVPLGSVLNSVPNRQVTAPPTPSHQGHCWAGDRGASVPSSVSCPISLHPSRTSKGHLGDEGEVDTRLFLTPDTKTQRGRVKREGAGGKSYLVVSRQDDLASISSEIIDL